In a genomic window of Quercus lobata isolate SW786 chromosome 4, ValleyOak3.0 Primary Assembly, whole genome shotgun sequence:
- the LOC115986931 gene encoding AAA-ATPase At4g25835-like has translation MEILSQMWSFLGLLTVLQNVLPTQLLSLLHSFYESLQDFFSPYSYFEVPEFNGYCGVDVNDLYRQVNLYLNSVNNPSTAATCRRLTLSRSKSSNRISFTVAPNQTVHDSFSNHTLSWTHHVDTVQDSLEEKRSFTLKLPKRHRHTLLSPYLDHVTKRAEEFERVSRERRLFTNNGHGSYESGWVSVPFRHPSTFETLALEPDLKKQITEDLTAFANGKEFYHRVGRAWKRGYLLHGPPGSGKSSLIAAMANYLCYDVYDLELTKVSDNSELRALLIQTTNRSIIVIEDIDCTVDLTVDRTMKPRTTVMRKRKEMVARGEQEESGRVTLSGLLNFTDGLWSCCGEERIIVFTTNYRDNVDPALVRCGRMDVHVSLGTCGMHAFKALVKNYLGLDSHPVFEVVESCLRSGGALTPAQVGEVLLRNRGDADLALRDVVAAMQAKILGLGHGEGMECDDAAAVTAGRSPESVLMVGSPESWMKKRKESGGCGGGGSTWEKKVKFLVRLRSLTKSDSGRRGV, from the coding sequence ATGGAGATATTGTCGCAAATGTGGTCGTTTTTGGGGCTTCTCACAGTCCTCCAAAACGTCTTGCCCACTCAGCTCCTCTCTCTCCTTCACTCCTTCTACGAGTCTCTCCAAGACTTCTTCTCCCCTTACTCTTACTTCGAAGTCCCAGAGTTCAATGGCTACTGCGGCGTCGACGTCAACGACCTCTACCGCCAAGTCAACCTCTACCTCAACTCTGTCAACAACCCCTCCACCGCCGCCACCTGCCGCCGCCTCACCCTCTCTCGCTCCAAGTCCTCCAACCGCATTTCCTTCACCGTCGCGCCCAACCAAACCGTCCACGACTCTTTCTCGAACCACACTCTCTCTTGGACTCACCACGTAGACACTGTCCAGGACTCTCTCGAAGAGAAACGAAGCTTCACTCTCAAGCTCCCGAAGCGCCACCGACACACCCTCCTCTCGCCTTATCTCGACCACGTGACCAAGCGTGCAGAAGAGTTCGAGCGTGTCTCGCGCGAGAGACGGCTTTTCACCAACAACGGCCACGGCTCCTACGAGTCCGGCTGGGTCTCCGTCCCTTTCCGCCACCCTTCCACGTTCGAAACTCTCGCTCTAGAGCCGGACCTCAAGAAGCAGATCACGGAGGACTTGACGGCGTTCGCGAACGGCAAAGAGTTTTATCACAGAGTTGGACGTGCATGGAAACGTGGGTACTTGCTGCATGGTCCACCTGGGTCTGGCAAGTCGAGCTTGATCGCCGCCATGGCGAACTATCTCTGCTACGACGTGTACGACTTGGAGCTAACGAAAGTGTCTGACAATTCTGAGCTGAGAGCTTTGCTGATACAGACGACGAACAGGTCGATTATCGTGATAGAGGATATTGACTGCACGGTGGATCTGACGGTGGACAGAACGATGAAACCGAGGACGACGGTGATGAGGAAGAGGAAGGAGATGGTGGCGCGTGGCGAGCAGGAGGAGAGCGGGCGGGTGACATTATCGGGGCTCCTGAATTTCACAGACGGGCTATGGTCGTGTTGCGGAGAAGAGAGGATCATAGTGTTCACCACGAATTACAGAGACAATGTGGACCCTGCATTGGTGAGGTGTGGAAGGATGGACGTGCACGTCAGCCTCGGCACGTGCGGGATGCACGCTTTCAAGGCCTTGGTTAAGAACTACCTCGGTTTGGACTCGCACCCGGTGTTCGAGGTGGTGGAGAGTTGCCTGAGGTCTGGTGGGGCCCTCACGCCGGCTCAGGTTGGGGAGGTACTGCTGAGGAACAGAGGTGACGCTGACTTGGCGTTGAGAGACGTTGTGGCTGCAATGCAGGCGAAGATATTGGGGTTGGGACATGGGGAGGGGATGGAGTGTGATGACGCCGCGGCGGTGACGGCTGGGAGGTCGCCGGAGAGCGTGTTGATGGTGGGGTCGCCGGAGAgttggatgaagaagaggaaggaaagtggtgggtgtggtggtggtgggtctACGTGGGAAAAGAAAGTGAAGTTCTTGGTGAGGCTTAGATCTTTGACCAAGTCTGATTCGGGAAGAAGGGGTGTATGA